From the Oryzias latipes chromosome 22, ASM223467v1 genome, one window contains:
- the LOC101168414 gene encoding homeobox protein EMX1, whose translation MFSSAGKRCFTIESLVAKESPLTAEEPLRPAALTYPGPAPDGLINTYHQAPPARALYQSPDLVFPEAINHPSLTVAPHQLGGPHMQHPHFFGTQHRDPLNFYPWVLRNRLFGHRFQGSELSQDGLLLHGPFARKPKRIRTAFSPSQLLRLERAFEKNHYVVGAERKQLAGSLSLSETQVKVWFQNRRTKYKRQKLEEEGPENQQRKKGSHHINRWRIATKQAGSEEIDVTSED comes from the exons ATGTTTTCCTCTGCGGGGAAGCGCTGCTTCACCATCGAGTCTCTGGTCGCTAAAGAGAGTCCTCTGACCGCCGAGGAGCCCCTCCGGCCCGCGGCCCTGACCTACCCCGGGCCGGCCCCGGACGGCCTCATCAACACCTACCACCAGGCTCCGCCGGCGCGCGCGCTCTACCAGAGCCCGGATCTGGTGTTCCCGGAGGCGATCAACCACCCGTCCCTGACGGTGGCCCCGCACCAGCTCGGAGGCCCCCATATGCAGCATCCGCACTTTTTTGGGACCCAGCACCGAGACCCGCTCAACTTCTACCCCTGGGTCCTGCGGAACCGCTTATTTGGACACAGGTTTCAAG GGAGTGAGCTGTCCCAGGATGGCCTGCTGCTGCACGGACCCTTTGCCAGGAAACCCAAGCGGATCCGGACGGCCTTCTCGCCGTCACAGCTGCTGCGTTTGGAGCGAGCCTTCGAGAAGAATCACTACGTGGTCGGAGCCGAGAGGAAGCAGCTGGCGGGAAGCCTGAGTTTGTCCGAGACGCAG GTGAAGGTGTGGTTCCAGAACAGGAGGACCAAGTACAAGCGACAGAAGCTGGAAGAGGAGGGCCCAGAGAACCAACAGAGGAAGAAGGGAAGCCACCACATCAACAGATGGCGAATCGCCACCAAGCAGGCTGGCTCTGAAGAGATCGACGTGACCTCAGAGGACTGA
- the LOC100301597 gene encoding homeobox protein not2, with product MHAQNGALGVCGHPARNYARGPVFQPGHGDQSTPTAKRPSGKSFTIEALLSKPEETVNAWRNPTQRGVNLQPAAAFPLGHAGFPMIPAPYVWHSTFHTQAGYPVSCCPPLTYQPSCRGAFYAQAAMSKVNAGLQSFKAKSGKSKRMRTSFTSEQLSRLEKEFARQQYMVGSERFLLASALNLTEAQVKVWFQNRRIKWRKQSLEQQQAKLAKLGLAAPLKSPGSEGHEGDDDQDFSESDVEINVMEDSSEL from the exons ATGCACGCGCAGAACGGAGCATTGGGAGTTTGCGGACACCCCGCGCGTAATTACGCACGGGGGCCGGTTTTCCAGCCGGGTCACGGGGATCAAAGTACTCCGACGGCAAAGCGGCCCAGCGGAAAGTCTTTCACCATCGAGGCCTTGCTGTCCAAACCGGAGGAGACCGTGAACGCGTGGAGGAATCCGACACAGCGCGGAGTGAACCTCCAGCCGGCCGCAGCTTTTCCGCTTGGACACGCCGGGTTTCCGATGATTCCAGCACCTTACGTATGGCACTCCACCTTCCACACGCAGGCCGGATATCCCGTCTCTTGCTGCCCCCCTCTCACGTACCAGCCATCGTGCCGTGGAGCATTTTACGCACAAg cTGCTATGTCCAAAGTCAATGCGGGCCTGCAATCATTCAAAGCCAAAAGTGGGAAGTCCAAACGAATGCGCACGAGCTTCACCAGCGAGCAGCTCTCCCGCCTGGAGAAGGAGTTTGCCCGTCAGCAGTACATGGTCGGTTCAGAACGGTTCCTCCTCGCCTCAGCGCTGAATCTCACAGAGGCTCAG GTCAAAGTTTGGTTCCAGAATCGACGCATCAAGTGGCGCAAACAGAGCCTCGAACAGCAGCAGGCCAAACTGGCCAAGCTGGGTCTGGCTGCTCCACTGAAGAGTCCCGGGTCAGAAGGCCACGAGGGCGACGATGACCAGGACTTCTCCGAGTCAGATGTGGAAATCAACGTGATGGAGGATTCTTCAGAGCTCTGA